One Oharaeibacter diazotrophicus DNA segment encodes these proteins:
- a CDS encoding methyl-accepting chemotaxis protein produces MASRFASSIGFKIGIGLASMALLSGVVGAIGLHGTRQLGLAVEQTSAAASALTEVGDAAGSVGAFIGRHDPAVLDKALRSIDGATADVAAAVLSDAQRADVEGELATLRAAIGRLADGYAALSKARDGLTAATRDLAAGVADAEKASAAAMDQQEIASATVTTYRDTLRRLTEAAGGMRSDLLEARLAFAEGGGGAEAAAAAVARAGESMRVIQDLSGATGTQAEVAALGAQMKTIAAVGFDAATAPALSSALGEAARRAGELGVRFHDRIAAEEANKAASDQARSKAKVAAGMARNFGDLVKAVDGAAARYLLGPSDDNRKTVEALLAKAGGFAKIIAKSTGKAELETGLEAVRTGFAALVAATADYAAAETAALAAASTTTAKIADISVLRQESARSQQAWTSWNMVAVTVLAILCAVVVVVLIARFVSRPIGEMAQVMLRLARGDTSVIVRRAARRDEIGQISDAVSVFRDNAIERHRLEEARAADAARRDARQHGVDAMIQRFRGEVVEALGRVGETTAVLDATARVLAEAAADALGSTRSATSASDSAASNVNLVAAAAEELAASIVEIGRSVQAATDKIAAAAEGAQTTNDRILALDAAAAKIGDVVGLITAIAQQTNLLALNATIEAARAGEAGKGFAVVAAEVKSLARQTADATGEISAQIAGIQASTADAVAAVRVIADTMRDVSEVTTGIAAAVDQQRAATADIARNVQDAADGTRTASRLLTGVDAGVGRTDECSRSVLDASARTNEEADRLRAGIDRFLREVAAA; encoded by the coding sequence ATGGCGTCGCGGTTCGCGTCGTCGATCGGGTTCAAGATCGGCATCGGCTTGGCGTCCATGGCGCTCCTGTCGGGTGTCGTCGGGGCGATCGGCCTGCACGGCACCCGCCAACTCGGTCTCGCGGTCGAGCAGACCAGTGCGGCGGCGAGCGCGCTGACCGAGGTCGGCGACGCCGCCGGCTCGGTCGGTGCGTTCATCGGCCGGCACGACCCGGCGGTGCTCGACAAGGCGCTGCGCTCGATCGACGGCGCCACGGCGGACGTCGCCGCCGCCGTGCTGTCCGACGCCCAGCGCGCCGACGTCGAGGGCGAACTCGCCACGCTCCGGGCCGCGATCGGCCGTCTCGCCGACGGTTACGCCGCCCTGTCGAAGGCGCGCGACGGCCTGACGGCTGCGACGCGCGATCTCGCCGCCGGCGTCGCCGACGCCGAGAAGGCGAGCGCCGCCGCCATGGACCAGCAGGAGATCGCCTCCGCGACCGTCACCACCTACCGCGACACCCTGCGGCGCCTGACCGAGGCGGCCGGCGGCATGCGCTCCGACCTGCTCGAGGCGCGGCTCGCCTTCGCCGAGGGCGGCGGCGGGGCCGAGGCCGCCGCGGCGGCCGTCGCCCGGGCCGGCGAGAGCATGCGGGTGATCCAGGACCTCAGCGGCGCCACCGGCACCCAGGCCGAGGTCGCCGCGCTCGGCGCGCAGATGAAGACGATCGCCGCCGTCGGCTTCGACGCCGCGACGGCGCCGGCGCTGTCCTCGGCGCTCGGCGAGGCGGCCCGGCGGGCCGGCGAACTCGGCGTGCGCTTCCACGACCGCATCGCCGCCGAGGAGGCCAACAAGGCCGCGAGCGACCAGGCCCGCTCCAAGGCCAAGGTCGCCGCCGGCATGGCGCGCAACTTCGGCGACCTCGTCAAGGCGGTCGACGGCGCCGCCGCGCGCTACCTGCTCGGCCCCTCCGACGACAACCGCAAGACCGTCGAGGCCCTGCTCGCCAAGGCCGGCGGCTTCGCCAAGATCATCGCCAAGTCCACCGGCAAGGCCGAACTCGAGACCGGCCTCGAGGCCGTTCGCACCGGCTTCGCCGCGCTGGTCGCCGCCACCGCCGACTATGCCGCCGCCGAGACCGCGGCGCTCGCCGCGGCGTCGACGACCACCGCCAAAATCGCCGATATCTCCGTGCTCCGCCAGGAATCGGCCCGCAGCCAGCAGGCCTGGACCAGCTGGAACATGGTGGCGGTCACCGTGCTGGCGATCCTCTGCGCCGTCGTCGTGGTGGTGCTGATCGCCCGCTTCGTGTCGCGCCCGATCGGCGAGATGGCGCAGGTGATGCTGCGCCTCGCCCGCGGCGACACCTCGGTGATCGTGCGCCGGGCCGCCCGCCGCGACGAGATCGGCCAGATCTCCGACGCCGTCTCCGTGTTCCGCGACAACGCCATCGAGCGTCACCGCCTCGAGGAGGCCCGCGCCGCCGACGCCGCCCGCCGCGACGCCCGCCAGCACGGCGTCGACGCCATGATCCAGCGCTTCCGCGGCGAGGTCGTCGAGGCGCTCGGTCGGGTCGGCGAGACCACGGCGGTGCTCGACGCCACCGCCCGCGTGCTCGCCGAGGCCGCCGCCGACGCGCTCGGCAGCACCCGTTCCGCGACCTCCGCCTCCGACAGTGCCGCCTCCAACGTCAACCTCGTCGCCGCCGCGGCCGAGGAACTCGCCGCCTCGATCGTCGAGATCGGCCGGAGCGTCCAGGCCGCCACCGACAAGATCGCCGCCGCCGCCGAGGGCGCACAGACCACCAACGACCGCATCCTCGCCCTCGACGCCGCCGCCGCCAAGATCGGCGACGTCGTCGGCCTGATCACCGCGATCGCGCAGCAGACCAACCTGCTCGCCCTCAACGCAACCATCGAGGCGGCCCGGGCCGGGGAGGCCGGCAAGGGCTTCGCGGTCGTCGCCGCCGAAGTGAAGTCGCTCGCCCGCCAGACCGCCGACGCCACCGGCGAGATCTCGGCGCAGATCGCCGGCATCCAGGCGTCAACGGCCGACGCGGTCGCCGCGGTGCGCGTCATCGCCGACACCATGCGCGACGTCAGCGAGGTCACCACCGGCATCGCCGCGGCGGTCGACCAGCAGCGCGCCGCCACCGCCGACATCGCCCGCAACGTCCAGGACGCCGCCGACGGCACCCGCACCGCGAGCCGCCTGCTCACGGGCGTCGACGCCGGCGTCGGGCGCACAGACGAGTGCTCGCGCAGCGTCCTCGACGCCTCCGCGCGCACCAACGAGGAAGCCGACCGCCTCCGCGCCGGCATCGACCGCTTCCTCCGCGAGGTCGCCGCGGCCTGA